The genomic stretch TTTGATCTTCAGTTATCAGTTATTAGTTATCAGTGAGTAGTGACTGGTGGCTAGTGGCTCGACTCTTTTCTAGTCACTAGTCACTAGTCGCTAGCCACTTGCTATTAACTACTCACTTCTTTTGACAGAGCAATAAGCCAAACCAGTTTTTGGTATCTGTCCAAGTTTGGATGGGAATTAATCCTCGCGTTTGTAACTGTTGTTGTAGGTTTGTGAGGTTGAACTTACGAGAAATTTCAGTTCTGATTGTTTCTCGATCGGCAAATTCTACTGTTAAATTAAGCGATCGCATCTGTACGGTTTGCGATCGCAAGCTTCTCAGGTGCATTTCAATTTGATGCTCTGTTTCGTTATAAAAAGCCCAATGCTCGAAGTTTTGCAGGTCGAAATTGCTGTCATAGCGCCAGTTTAAGTGTTGCAACATATTGAGGTTAAATGCTGCCGTGACTCCTTGGCAATCGTTATAAGCTGCCTCTAAAACTGATTTTGGCTTTTGCAAATCTACACCCAATAAGAAATACTCTCCTATTTCAAGGGCTGCAAAAATCCGGGCGAAAAACTCATCAGATTCTGAAGGGGTCAAATTGCCTAAAGTACTGCCAATAAAACAGATCGTGCGACTGGGTAAAAGAGTTGGCGCGAGTCGTTCTAGTGCAAGTTCGTAGGTACTGGCTAAAGCGCGAACTTTGAGCGTGGTATAGTCGGCTAAAAGTTGTCTGGCACTGCTCTCTAGTATTCCCGCGCTGACATCCACTGGAATGTAGTGTAGTGGGTATCCGAGTTTGTGGTAAGCGTCCAAGAGAATGCGCGTTTTAGTCGAGCTACCGCTACCCAATTCGACGAGTTCGCACGCACCTGTTAGCCGCGCAATTTCAGTTGCATATTTTTGTAGGATCGCTGTTTCGGTGCGCGTCAGATAGTACTCTGGTAATTCGCAAATTTGCTCGAATAACTGCGAACCTCGGTCATCGTAGAAGTATCGGGGTGGGAGGGTTTTAGGCGTTTGAGTTAATCCCGCGATCGCGTCTTTCCCTTCTGTGAGTCGGCTCGTCGCGATCGCTGCGGGATCGATGAGATTCTCTATCTGCAAGCGTTGCTCGATGGAACGGGGATAGATATTGCTTGCAGTTTCAAAGATGGACACGCTCAACCTCCGTCAAATTCAAACATACCCGATTGCGATCGCCGATCTGCAATAGTCTGCGACCTTCAGAAGTAAAACACAAAGCCAATTAGCAAAAAATCATGCTGGAGTTAGATCAACTCAGCTACTAGCAATTCCTTACGCATTTTCCCATAAAACTGTCAGTTATTAGTGACTAGTAACTAGTGGCTGGTGGCTAGAAAAGAGTTTAGTTGCTAGCCACCAGCCACTAGCCACTCAATTCTTTACACACCGAAACCCAGCTAAAATTTGCCGCACTTGAGGATGATACCAGTTGCGAAAACTCGTTCTTAGCGCCCAAGGACGAGTTGCCCAACTGCCACCTTTAAGAACTTGATGCTGTCCGTCAAAATAAACTTGGGAGTAACCAGTGTAGGGATAACTGGTAAAACCTTCGTAGCCATCAAATATAGAAGCCGTCCATTCCCAAACATTGCCCAACATATCTTCACAACCATAGGCGCTGCGTCCGTTGGGATAGGCGTTGACTGGTGTTGTCTGCGCGATCGCGTAGTTGTGATTGCACCGCTCTAGGTCTAGCTCTACTTCCCCCCAAGGATAGGTGCGATGTCGATGATTTAATGCATCCCAACTAGCAGCTTTTTCCCACTCAGCTTCTGTAGGTAAGCGTTTGTCTGCAAATTTGGCATAAGCTTCGGCTTCGTACCAACTGACACCACAAACGGGATGATTATCGTATTGCAGATCTTCTATCCAGTAGAGGGGTCGATCGATCTTTTCTTGTTGCAACCATTGCCAACCATTTTCCGACCACCACACCGGATTGTGATAGCCTTTCGCCTGCATAAACAGGCGATATTCAGCGCAAGTCACGGGATAGCGATCGATCCAGTAGGTATCTAAATAAACTTGATGCGCCGGACGCTCGTTATCTAAAGCGTCAATGGTATTACTCCCCTGCTCGAAGTAGCCAGCAGGGATCTTTATCATTTGATTTTGGTAGTTGGTAGTTGGTAGTTGGTAGTTGGTAGTTGGTAGTTGGTTATTCGTCCCTGCTCCCTGACAACTGACAACTGATAACTGATAACTGATAACTGATAACTGTAATAAAAACGCGATCGTCTCGCAGTGTTGGCTTTCGTGTTGTAGCATCCAGCGCCACAGGCGTTCGTGTCGATCTAAGTCTATTGTTTCGAGGATTTGTAAAACTTCTTGCCTGACTGTATTGAGATAGTGACGAATAACGGCTTTACCTGGTAACTTAACGCGATCGCATTTTGGTAAACCGTCAGCCATAAACAGGCGGCGATGTTCGGGAAATAGCGGTGCTAGTCCCGCATTACGTTCGCGCAGCCATAATGACTCTGTGTAAGCAATATGACCAAAATGCCATCCCACAGGGCTAAAGTCGGGGTGTGCTTGAGCGCAGAAGGTTTCCTCGTCTACTTGCTCGAATACAGCTAACGTTTCTTGACGACACTGCTCGTACCATTCTCTTAGTTGGTGGCGTTGCTGCTGGCGATCGCTGGCTCTAAATTTGATGGAACTTGATTTCAAGGTCTTCTCCTACACTGACGATGCTATGTTCTGGAATAGAGTGCCAGTCACCTTTAAATAAAGGTTCGGAAGCAATGATGACTGCGGCTGGAAATGCTGGATCGTCTCGCAGCCAGTAGAGAGAGGGAGAGTTGCGATCGCTGGCAAAACGAGAAGCAATTAGACGCTTGCCGTCGCTTATCAGCAAGTTTGCCGAAGCTCTAGTTTGATGAGACTTAGCCAATAGATCGAGATTGTTTATGGTAGCTGATAATGCTTGCTCTAAACTCATAGAGGGATTGGCTTGGACTTCATCTAGTAATAGCGCAAATATGTGTTCTGAGTCAGTACTGCCTTGAATTGCCTGGTAAGCAAAATCGCTGAGGCGATCGCGGATTGGACGATAAATAGTTTGGCGAAAATTCTCGACTCTGCCATTGTGTATGCACAAAAGCTTTTGATTGTCAAATGGTTGACAGTTACTTAAATCGACTGCTTGTCCCGGCGTAGCACTGCGGACGTAGGCAAGCACGCAGCTAGATTCGACATAGCGACTCAAACTAGGTAGATTGACATCGTTCCAAATTGGCAGGACGCTTTTATATGCGAACGGATTTGTGTCGCGCTGGGCGTGATACCAACCAACCCCAAAGCCATCTGCATTCAGTAATCCAGAATTCATCTCACGGGGTTGATAGCTTTGGACAATCAGTGAGTGTTCTGGTTTGTACAGCAGTTTTTCTAGAGATACAGTTTCACCTAGGTAGCCAAGTAAACGGCACATACTCAGGTCTTTATACTTAACATTAGTTGATATTAGGCTCTGTAGCTGAGAATTCCATGAATGTGAGCTAAATTTTTTCTAGCAGCTAGAGAAGCTAAATTTCACACAATTTCACATTTTAGCTTGCGATCGCCATATGTGACATACGATCGGCTATTACTTATCGCTCTTCAGTATGGGTAGGGTGTGTTACGCAAGGCGCGTAACGCACCAAAAACTGAGAGTGATGCGTTAGCACGATCGCATAACGCATCCTACGTAGATTTCAAAAATTAAATCTGAGTCCTATAGCTGCTTAATTCAATACATGTTTTTAGAAGTTGTTGCTAGCTAATATGTTTTTTTACTTGATTTTAGCTGCAACTTGTACGGTTTTTACACATTCAAATTTCACTCTTTATCGACAAGAATATCTTGTATTTTAGCTGAATGCAAATATGACGATCGATATATTTTGCCTTCTAAAACTCAGATTAAAATCCGGTTGCAATGAGTGACTAGTAAGAGTAAAACTGCAAACAATGAAGGGCAGACAAGATGCCTGCCCCTCAAAATCTTCAAATGACCAATGACTAATGACTATTTAGCAACTGCGTTACTTCTGCGTGTGCTAACACGACGGCTGGTTCTTGCTGAAAGGCATTGTAGTATCTTCTAGCAAACTCATCGCCTGTTTCACATGGTGTTAATAGCGTGCGGGTATAAGCAGTCAACTCTTTGATAATACCTGGAGTAACTGGCTCATCTGCTTGCAACATTTCATCAATTTGCACGATTAATTCAGAGATGCGATGCAGCCAAGCAAATTGTTCGCGATCGATCGCTAGTTGTAACAATTCTCCACTTGACACTCGCCCGCTGACTTGTTCGTAAGCAATGCGTTCGGTATCTAATAATACGCGGTGTAAATAGAGCAATTTGTTACGCAAATCGCGCAGGTATTGATGTCGATGTATTCGTTGTAGCAATTTGTGAGAAGTCAATGGAATCCATCCTCCCGTTACGATAGTCTTTAATCGTTGAAATCTCTGCTGCGGTATTTATTACAGATGGAGTTTAACGGTTAACGGTTTTTGACAATATTACATGCGAATCGCAACTTAGATTTGATGGGCAGGCGATCGCGACTCTATTTATTGTTAACACTTTATCGTTAACACAGTTCCATCTACCCGTCTCCTAAACGTTCTACGTCCGAGCCTTGTATCGTTGTGTCAGCGTTTTTTGTAATGGGAAGTCGTCACTCGCATCATTATAATTGATGCCTCTTATATAAGACTAGTCATATAGTAGCATAGAATTAGATCGGTAGTAAAAGATGGGGAATTTACTACTTTATATACAGAAAACCGTATGTCACTAGCACACGCAATTTTAGGCTTCCTGTTGCAAGCAGAAAGGACGGGTTACGACCTGAAGACAAGCTGTTTCGATCGCTGTATTGCATTCTTGTGGTCTGCGGATCAAGCACAAATTTATCGAACCCTTGATAAACTAGTCGAGCAAGGATGGATTACCTATAAGGTTGAAATTCAACGCGATCGCCCCAATCGTAAAGTTTACAGCGTCACTGAAGCAGGAATTGCCGAATTAATGGAGTGGCTACAAAGCCCTCAACCCATACCAACAGTAAGAGATCCGCTACCAATTCAATTATTTTTCGCCGCACATCTGTCAAATGAAGCTACGATTCACTTATTAGAACGACAGCTAGCAGCACGACGCGAGAAGTTAGCAGAATGCGAGCAAATAGAACTACCAACGTTGAGCAATCTTACAGCTAATCGCGAACAGTTGATGCAACGACTAGTATTAGAGCTAGCAATTCGCAAAGAACAGACTTATATTGATTGGTTAAAGACAGCGATCGAAGTACTCAGTCAAGAGGCGCTCAATGCTTCGCAGCCAGCAGCAATTCTCGATACACCCGCGTAAGATCTGCTATTTGATAATGAGCGTTTAACCCACTTGGGTTAGGTAATACCCAAATTGTCGTACCAGACAGCAACTCAGGTTGTCTTCCCATGACAGCTTTGGGTTGGTGAAATGCCGTCCGGTAGGCGCTGATACCCAAAATAGCTAAAAATTGCGGTTGATATTGTTGGATCTTGACTGCTAACTGCTGTTGACCGAGGATTAATTCCCCAGCTTTTAACTCATCTGCCCTAGCCGTGGCGCGATCGACGATATTTGTCAAACCATAACCAAACTGTAACAGATTGCGGTCTTCAAACGGTGACAGCACCCGTTCTGTGTAACCAGCAGCGTGAAGCGATCGCCAAAAGCGATTTCCAGGGCGGGCAAAGTGATGTCCGACAGCAGCACTATAGAGACTAGGATTAATCCCGCAAAACAAAACATTTAAATTTGGAGCAATAATATCTGGAACCGTGCGTCCGTATGCCGCTTGAATTTCTGCCGTGGTAGGTTTGCGCTGCACCATCTCCTCACATTAAATTCAGCAGGGCGGGTTTATCAAGTTCCTCAATGCGAGTATAAGATTTTTGGTGAAAACCCGCCCCTACAATATCAACTTTTGCGCTCTTCTTTGCGCCTCTGCGCCTAACGCTACGCTAACGCCTACGGCTGATGCCGTGACCTAAGATCGGATCTTTGACCCCAACGCGCTTTAACAATGCATCGTACCTTTATCCCTGGCATTACTCCACCCGTAGAACAATCCGTACCCGCCTGGTGGTTTGCCTTTGCAGGTAACAAACTACTCGTACATCAGGAAGAAACAGCGAACCAAATCCCACAACTTACTAGTTTAGAAGAGATTGGCTTAACTCCTATACGAACGCAATTTCTCGGTACGTTAGGCGATCGCCCCTGCTATTGTGCTGAACTCCCTCAAGATATATCTACACCTGTAGGCATGTCATTACAAGGGCTGCGAGAATTATACGGCACGTTGGACGAAGATTTATTTATTTTGAGCGGTCGCGCCATTCAAATCGTTGAATGGAATCGTACCCATCAATACTGCGGCTACTGCGCCACTCCTACCACCCAATTACCCCACGAACGCGCGAAACGCTGTCCCAACTGTGGTTTGGTTAATTATCCCCGCCTCTCACCTGCGGTTATCGTCCTCATCTCTCGCGGTGAGGAATTGTTATTAGCCCGCGCTCACAGATTTCCACCCAAGATGTACAGTATATTAGCTGGATTTGTCGAACCAGGCGAATCGCTAGAAGAAACGGTAGTGCGAGAAGTGCGCGAAGAAGTCGGGATTGAGGTCAAAGACATTCGTTATTTTGGTTCCCAACCTTGGCCTTTTCCCAATTCTCTGATGATTGGTTTTACAGCTACCTATGCTAGCGGTGAAATTGCGATCGAACCAGAAGAATTAGTGGATGCTGGTTGGTTTAACAAGCATAATTTACCTCCAATTCCCCCAAAGTTGAGTATTGCGCGTAAATTAATCGACTGGTTTGTCTCAACTCACTGAAAATAACGGTTTTGACTTTTGTACGGGCGGGTTTAGCCAGTAGAGAGATCGCCCCAACCAGCAATCTTTGGTCAAAACCCGCCCCTACGCATCAACGTTAGACTAGATCACTGGTAGATCACCTATAACCCATGACTATTTTCACGCTGCGATCGGTTAAAAAAGACTTTGGCATCAAGGAAATCTTGAAAGATGCTAGCTTTAGCCTGGATGAAGGCGATAAAGTCGGGCTAATTGGGGTAAATGGTTCTGGTAAATCAACATTACTTAAAGCGATCGCGGGACTAGAACCAATAGATAGCGGTGAGATTTGGGTCAATTCGGGAGCTAAAATTGTCTACCTACCCCAACAGCCAAATTTAGATGAGAATCGTACTGTTTTAGAACAAGTATTTGCCGATGGTGGCGAACAGATGGCGCTAGTGCGGGAATATGAAGAAATTTCAGATAAGCTGGCGCACGGACAGGGCGATCTCGATAAACTCATGGCGCAGTTGTCAAATGTTTCCCAGCAGATTGAAGCATTGGGAGCATGGGAAGTAGAAACTAATGCTAAAGTCATTCTTAGCAAGTTAGGAATTGAAGACTTTGATGCCAAAATTAGCAATCTTTCTGGGGGCTACCGCAAGCGGATCGCCCTAGCAGCAGCTTTACTGTCGGAACCAGATGTGTTGTTAATGGACGAACCGACAAACCATTTAGATGCACTATCTGTTGAGTGGTTGCAGAGTTATCTAACTCGGTTTCGCGGTGCGCTGTTACTCATCACTCACGATCGCTATTTTTTAGATCGGGTCACAAATCGCATTATCGAGATCGATCGCGGTGACCTTTATACTTATTCCGGTAACTATGCTTATTATCTAGAAAAAAAGGCAGAAGCAGAAGAATCAGCCGTCGGCAGTCAGCGCAAACATGCCGGAGTATTACGGCGAGAGTTGGAATGGTTAAAACGAGGACCAAAAGCCCGTAGCACTAAGCAAAAAGCCAGGATCGATCGCATATACGAGATGCAGGCGCGGGAATTTAAGCAAGTGCAGGGTAAGGTAGAAATTTCTACTCCAGGTCGGCGGATTGGGAAAAAGGTAATTGAGTTAGAAAAGATTAGTAAGTCTTACGGCGATCGCACTCTTATTAAAGACTTTACATATACATTTAATCCCGAAGACCGCATTGGCATTATTGGCAGTAACGGCGCGGGTAAATCGACGCTGATGGATATTGTTACCGGACGAGTGCAGCCTGACTCCGGTACGGTGGAAATTGGTTCGACAATTCATCTTGGTTATTTTGACCAGCATTCGGAAGATTTGATGCTGAATGAAAACCAGCGCGTTATCGAATATCTCAAAGATGTAGCGGAGTTGGTTAAAACAGCAGATGGTAGCATCATCACGGCTTCCCAAATGTTGGAACGGTTTCTGTTTCCCCCCAACCAGCAATATGCACCCATCCACATGCTGTCTGGCGGAGAAAAGCGGCGGTTGTTTTTGTTGCGCGTGCTGATGAGTGCGCCCAACGTGTTGATTTTAGACGAACCGACAAACGATTTAGACGTACAAACGCTAGCGGTATTAGAAGAGTATCTAGAAGAGTTTAACGGTTGCGCGATCGTTGTTTCCCACGATCGCTATTTTCTCGATCGCGCGGTGGAGACTATTTTTGCGATCGAACCTGGTGGAAATCTGCGTCAATATCCAGGCAACTACTCTGTGTATTTGGAATACAAGCAAGCTGAAGAGGAAGAAAAGGAAATAAGTCAAAAGTCAAAAGTCAAAAGTCAAACTTCATTCCCGACTCCCGACTCCCGACTCCCGACTCCCGCGTCCTCGCGCAAGCTATCTTTCAAAGAAAAACGGGAATATGAAACGCTAGAGACTCAAATTCCCCAGATGGAAGCGCAAAAGGAAGAGTTAGAAAAGATTTTCTACAACAATCCTCCCGGCGATTTTACTGAAATGCAGCAGCTATCGGAGCAGTTAGCTCAATTAGTGCAAGCAATCGACACGGCAACCGAACGTTGGTTAGAACTGGCAGAACGGGAAAATGATTAACGGAGAGGGTGAGATTCGAACTC from Scytonema millei VB511283 encodes the following:
- the nudC gene encoding NAD(+) diphosphatase, whose product is MHRTFIPGITPPVEQSVPAWWFAFAGNKLLVHQEETANQIPQLTSLEEIGLTPIRTQFLGTLGDRPCYCAELPQDISTPVGMSLQGLRELYGTLDEDLFILSGRAIQIVEWNRTHQYCGYCATPTTQLPHERAKRCPNCGLVNYPRLSPAVIVLISRGEELLLARAHRFPPKMYSILAGFVEPGESLEETVVREVREEVGIEVKDIRYFGSQPWPFPNSLMIGFTATYASGEIAIEPEELVDAGWFNKHNLPPIPPKLSIARKLIDWFVSTH
- a CDS encoding SUMF1/EgtB/PvdO family nonheme iron enzyme gives rise to the protein MKFRASDRQQQRHQLREWYEQCRQETLAVFEQVDEETFCAQAHPDFSPVGWHFGHIAYTESLWLRERNAGLAPLFPEHRRLFMADGLPKCDRVKLPGKAVIRHYLNTVRQEVLQILETIDLDRHERLWRWMLQHESQHCETIAFLLQLSVISYQLSVVSCQGAGTNNQLPTTNYQLPTTNYQNQMIKIPAGYFEQGSNTIDALDNERPAHQVYLDTYWIDRYPVTCAEYRLFMQAKGYHNPVWWSENGWQWLQQEKIDRPLYWIEDLQYDNHPVCGVSWYEAEAYAKFADKRLPTEAEWEKAASWDALNHRHRTYPWGEVELDLERCNHNYAIAQTTPVNAYPNGRSAYGCEDMLGNVWEWTASIFDGYEGFTSYPYTGYSQVYFDGQHQVLKGGSWATRPWALRTSFRNWYHPQVRQILAGFRCVKN
- the egtC gene encoding ergothioneine biosynthesis protein EgtC encodes the protein MCRLLGYLGETVSLEKLLYKPEHSLIVQSYQPREMNSGLLNADGFGVGWYHAQRDTNPFAYKSVLPIWNDVNLPSLSRYVESSCVLAYVRSATPGQAVDLSNCQPFDNQKLLCIHNGRVENFRQTIYRPIRDRLSDFAYQAIQGSTDSEHIFALLLDEVQANPSMSLEQALSATINNLDLLAKSHQTRASANLLISDGKRLIASRFASDRNSPSLYWLRDDPAFPAAVIIASEPLFKGDWHSIPEHSIVSVGEDLEIKFHQI
- a CDS encoding PadR family transcriptional regulator, with product MSLAHAILGFLLQAERTGYDLKTSCFDRCIAFLWSADQAQIYRTLDKLVEQGWITYKVEIQRDRPNRKVYSVTEAGIAELMEWLQSPQPIPTVRDPLPIQLFFAAHLSNEATIHLLERQLAARREKLAECEQIELPTLSNLTANREQLMQRLVLELAIRKEQTYIDWLKTAIEVLSQEALNASQPAAILDTPA
- a CDS encoding ABC-F family ATP-binding cassette domain-containing protein; protein product: MTIFTLRSVKKDFGIKEILKDASFSLDEGDKVGLIGVNGSGKSTLLKAIAGLEPIDSGEIWVNSGAKIVYLPQQPNLDENRTVLEQVFADGGEQMALVREYEEISDKLAHGQGDLDKLMAQLSNVSQQIEALGAWEVETNAKVILSKLGIEDFDAKISNLSGGYRKRIALAAALLSEPDVLLMDEPTNHLDALSVEWLQSYLTRFRGALLLITHDRYFLDRVTNRIIEIDRGDLYTYSGNYAYYLEKKAEAEESAVGSQRKHAGVLRRELEWLKRGPKARSTKQKARIDRIYEMQAREFKQVQGKVEISTPGRRIGKKVIELEKISKSYGDRTLIKDFTYTFNPEDRIGIIGSNGAGKSTLMDIVTGRVQPDSGTVEIGSTIHLGYFDQHSEDLMLNENQRVIEYLKDVAELVKTADGSIITASQMLERFLFPPNQQYAPIHMLSGGEKRRLFLLRVLMSAPNVLILDEPTNDLDVQTLAVLEEYLEEFNGCAIVVSHDRYFLDRAVETIFAIEPGGNLRQYPGNYSVYLEYKQAEEEEKEISQKSKVKSQTSFPTPDSRLPTPASSRKLSFKEKREYETLETQIPQMEAQKEELEKIFYNNPPGDFTEMQQLSEQLAQLVQAIDTATERWLELAEREND
- the egtD gene encoding L-histidine N(alpha)-methyltransferase; amino-acid sequence: MSVSIFETASNIYPRSIEQRLQIENLIDPAAIATSRLTEGKDAIAGLTQTPKTLPPRYFYDDRGSQLFEQICELPEYYLTRTETAILQKYATEIARLTGACELVELGSGSSTKTRILLDAYHKLGYPLHYIPVDVSAGILESSARQLLADYTTLKVRALASTYELALERLAPTLLPSRTICFIGSTLGNLTPSESDEFFARIFAALEIGEYFLLGVDLQKPKSVLEAAYNDCQGVTAAFNLNMLQHLNWRYDSNFDLQNFEHWAFYNETEHQIEMHLRSLRSQTVQMRSLNLTVEFADRETIRTEISRKFNLTNLQQQLQTRGLIPIQTWTDTKNWFGLLLCQKK
- the mug gene encoding G/U mismatch-specific DNA glycosylase; protein product: MVQRKPTTAEIQAAYGRTVPDIIAPNLNVLFCGINPSLYSAAVGHHFARPGNRFWRSLHAAGYTERVLSPFEDRNLLQFGYGLTNIVDRATARADELKAGELILGQQQLAVKIQQYQPQFLAILGISAYRTAFHQPKAVMGRQPELLSGTTIWVLPNPSGLNAHYQIADLTRVYRELLLAAKH